Proteins from a single region of Ancylothrix sp. D3o:
- a CDS encoding cytochrome P450: MDEFMLQNITPQLNGSSLFLYLVPVLVFTSVGSVLSWRWWKEKEAYKSLQSLPSPPKHWLLGNLPQILAAVKQKKLFRQFFDWSKQLGPMYVIWNGRIPVVILSKPKVIEDTIINGMRDGSLIRSKRLRQAWNDISGPIMIGETTTEWQWRRKAWNPEFSSSSLSKYAGIISQACEQVIETLKQVTPSKEVEVDPLFVELTMRVISSLVLGTPVDRNSPSPEGPSLEVNKMYEAMSVVGYRFLRQAAGEKIWMKYLPTQNSRDYWAAKRYLAEFLTPRVELALQMREHNQPDFSQVSSLFRESMLVRIAAKEPQYERDSLIAEVVELLIAGTDTTAHTLSFAIGELSLNPRVLQQARDIVDKVWQEQGEINLESLKELAYIRAIIKETLRLYSVASGSTSLEAQRDTVIEGKIIPRGTRVSWSMLAAGRDSEVYVNPEEFLPERWLDKNKETISLPMIDFGSGPHRCLGEHLSMLEGTMMLALLLRHFDWELVNGRSSLEQLQQNLLIYPSDRMPVRFQERN, translated from the coding sequence ATGGATGAATTTATGCTTCAAAATATTACACCTCAACTAAATGGCTCTTCTTTATTTTTATATCTAGTACCAGTTTTAGTTTTTACTAGCGTAGGGTCTGTACTGAGTTGGCGATGGTGGAAAGAAAAGGAAGCATACAAATCATTACAATCCCTTCCTTCGCCTCCAAAACACTGGCTTTTAGGAAATCTCCCACAGATATTAGCAGCAGTCAAACAGAAGAAATTATTTCGCCAATTTTTTGATTGGAGCAAGCAGTTAGGCCCGATGTACGTCATCTGGAATGGCAGGATACCAGTTGTTATTTTAAGTAAACCAAAAGTAATCGAAGATACTATTATCAATGGAATGAGAGATGGTAGCTTAATTAGATCGAAGCGATTACGCCAAGCATGGAATGATATCAGTGGCCCAATTATGATCGGAGAGACAACAACCGAGTGGCAGTGGCGACGAAAAGCTTGGAATCCAGAATTTAGTTCGAGCAGTCTCTCCAAATATGCAGGAATAATTAGCCAAGCCTGCGAACAAGTCATTGAAACCCTTAAACAAGTTACTCCCTCAAAAGAAGTTGAAGTAGATCCTCTGTTTGTCGAACTAACAATGAGAGTAATTTCCTCTCTTGTACTAGGTACTCCTGTAGATAGAAATAGCCCTAGTCCTGAAGGGCCGTCTTTGGAAGTTAATAAGATGTACGAAGCGATGTCTGTTGTAGGTTATCGTTTCCTGCGACAAGCTGCTGGCGAGAAAATTTGGATGAAATATTTACCAACTCAGAATTCACGGGATTATTGGGCAGCAAAGCGATATTTAGCCGAATTTCTCACCCCCCGCGTAGAGTTAGCGCTACAGATGAGAGAACATAATCAACCTGATTTCTCGCAAGTTAGTAGTTTGTTTAGGGAATCAATGTTAGTAAGAATTGCGGCTAAAGAACCGCAATATGAGCGCGACAGCTTAATAGCAGAAGTCGTTGAGCTATTAATAGCCGGAACTGACACCACAGCCCATACTTTATCCTTTGCAATTGGGGAATTAAGTTTAAATCCTAGAGTGCTTCAACAAGCGAGGGATATCGTTGATAAAGTTTGGCAAGAACAAGGTGAAATAAACCTAGAAAGCCTAAAAGAATTGGCATATATTCGCGCCATCATCAAGGAAACTCTGCGCCTTTATTCAGTCGCCTCCGGCTCGACTTCATTAGAGGCACAACGGGATACTGTAATTGAGGGTAAGATAATTCCGCGTGGGACAAGAGTATCTTGGTCAATGCTTGCAGCCGGCAGAGATTCAGAAGTTTATGTCAATCCAGAAGAATTTTTGCCGGAACGTTGGTTAGACAAGAATAAGGAAACGATTTCACTACCAATGATAGACTTTGGATCAGGGCCGCATCGTTGCTTAGGAGAGCATTTATCAATGCTTGAAGGAACGATGATGTTAGCATTATTGCTACGCCACTTCGATTGGGAATTAGTCAATGGTCGTTCGTCTCTTGAACAATTGCAGCAAAACCTTTTAATTTATCCATCAGATCGAATGCCAGTGCGTTTTCAAGAGAGGAACTGA